Proteins from one Enterobacter bugandensis genomic window:
- a CDS encoding DoxX family protein, producing the protein MKNTTMPPRVDLGLFFLRLTGSLLLLYVHGLPKVLHFSEELTRIEDPFGFGPYASLIPAIVAEVICPLLIIAGVYTRLACLPIIAVLLVAMLAVHPDWSIAEGQFGWLLLIIFTTLALTGPGQWRLQRKATERFA; encoded by the coding sequence ATGAAAAACACTACTATGCCGCCCCGGGTCGACCTGGGGCTGTTCTTCCTGCGCCTCACCGGCAGCCTGCTGCTGCTCTACGTGCACGGCCTGCCGAAGGTGCTCCACTTCAGCGAAGAGCTGACGCGCATTGAAGATCCGTTCGGCTTCGGGCCTTACGCGAGCCTGATCCCGGCGATCGTCGCCGAGGTGATCTGCCCGCTGTTGATCATTGCGGGCGTCTACACCCGCCTGGCGTGCCTGCCGATTATCGCCGTGCTGCTGGTGGCGATGCTGGCGGTACACCCGGACTGGTCGATTGCCGAAGGGCAGTTTGGCTGGCTGCTGCTGATTATCTTCACCACTCTCGCCCTCACCGGGCCGGGCCAGTGGCGGCTGCAGCGTAAGGCGACGGAGAGGTTCGCATGA
- a CDS encoding amidohydrolase, translated as MVTLGKADLILVNGQFHTVDRENPVAEAVAVRDGKFLEVGTVAEVMQHHCDGTKVVDLKGHTAIPGLNDSHLHLIRGGLNYNLELRWEGVPSLADALRMLKEQALRTPSPQWVRVVGGWSEFQFAERRMPTLDEINDAAPDTPVFILHLYDRALLNRAALKVVGYTKETPNPPGGEIQRDANGNPTGMLIARPNAMILYATLAKGPKLPLEQQVNSTRQFMRELNRLGLTSAIDAGGGFQNYPEDYEVIAELHEKKQMTIRIAYNLFTQRPGHELEDFEKWTDMLTPGQGSDFFRHNGAGEMLVFSAADFEDFLEPRPDLAPGMEDELERVVRHLVEHRWPFRLHATYNESISRMLDVFEKVNRDIPFNGLHWFFDHAETVTQANIDRIKALGGGIAVQHRMAFQGEYFAERYGIEATRHTPPVAKMLETGVPVGLGTDATRVASYNPWTALYWLVSGRTVGGMQMYDHSARLDRDTALMLWTQGSAWFSSEQNQKGQIKVGQLADLAVLSKDYFRVPEEEIKGIESVLTVVNGDIVYAAGTFGPLAPPAIPVLPEWSPVVKVPGHYRSAPPQATRVGLSVAHHCSGPCGVHSHQHDFARTSEMPVSDDNAFWGALGCSCFAF; from the coding sequence ATGGTTACCCTCGGTAAAGCCGATCTCATTCTGGTTAACGGCCAGTTTCACACCGTCGATCGCGAGAACCCTGTCGCGGAAGCCGTTGCCGTGCGCGACGGAAAATTTCTGGAAGTGGGTACCGTCGCCGAGGTGATGCAGCACCACTGCGACGGCACTAAGGTGGTGGATTTGAAAGGCCACACCGCGATCCCCGGCCTGAACGACTCGCACCTGCACCTGATCCGCGGCGGGCTGAACTACAACCTCGAGCTGCGCTGGGAAGGCGTGCCGTCGCTGGCTGATGCCCTGCGGATGCTGAAAGAGCAGGCCCTGCGCACGCCGTCGCCCCAGTGGGTGCGCGTGGTGGGCGGCTGGAGCGAGTTCCAGTTTGCCGAGCGCCGCATGCCGACGCTGGATGAGATTAACGACGCCGCGCCGGACACCCCGGTCTTCATTCTGCACCTGTACGACCGCGCCCTGCTCAACCGCGCCGCGCTGAAGGTGGTCGGCTACACCAAAGAGACGCCGAACCCGCCGGGCGGCGAGATCCAGCGCGACGCCAACGGCAACCCGACCGGGATGCTGATTGCCCGTCCGAACGCCATGATCCTCTATGCCACGCTGGCGAAAGGGCCGAAGCTGCCGCTGGAGCAGCAGGTCAACTCCACGCGCCAGTTTATGCGCGAGCTGAACCGTCTGGGGCTGACCAGCGCCATCGACGCGGGCGGCGGCTTCCAGAACTACCCGGAAGATTACGAGGTGATTGCCGAGCTGCACGAGAAAAAGCAGATGACCATCCGCATCGCCTATAACCTGTTTACCCAGCGTCCGGGCCACGAGCTGGAAGACTTTGAAAAATGGACCGACATGCTCACGCCGGGCCAGGGCAGCGACTTCTTCCGCCACAACGGCGCGGGCGAGATGCTGGTCTTCTCCGCCGCCGATTTTGAAGACTTCCTCGAGCCGCGTCCGGACCTCGCGCCGGGCATGGAGGACGAGCTGGAGCGCGTGGTGCGCCATCTGGTGGAGCACCGCTGGCCGTTCCGCCTGCACGCCACCTACAACGAATCCATCAGCCGCATGCTGGACGTGTTCGAAAAAGTTAACCGCGACATTCCGTTCAACGGCCTGCACTGGTTCTTCGACCATGCGGAAACCGTTACCCAGGCCAACATAGACCGCATCAAAGCGCTGGGCGGCGGCATTGCCGTCCAGCACCGCATGGCCTTCCAGGGGGAGTACTTTGCCGAGCGCTATGGCATCGAAGCTACCCGCCACACGCCGCCGGTGGCAAAAATGCTCGAGACCGGCGTGCCGGTGGGCTTAGGTACCGACGCCACCCGCGTGGCGAGCTATAACCCGTGGACCGCGCTCTACTGGCTGGTCTCCGGCCGCACCGTAGGCGGGATGCAGATGTACGATCATAGCGCCCGTCTGGACCGCGACACAGCCCTGATGCTCTGGACCCAGGGCAGCGCGTGGTTCTCCAGCGAGCAGAACCAGAAGGGGCAGATCAAGGTCGGCCAGCTCGCCGACCTGGCGGTGCTCAGCAAAGACTACTTCCGCGTGCCGGAAGAGGAGATCAAGGGCATCGAGTCCGTCCTGACGGTGGTCAACGGCGACATCGTCTACGCCGCAGGCACCTTCGGCCCGCTCGCGCCACCGGCCATTCCGGTTCTGCCCGAGTGGTCTCCGGTGGTGAAGGTACCGGGCCACTACCGCAGCGCGCCGCCGCAGGCTACGCGCGTCGGCTTGAGTGTGGCTCACCACTGCAGCGGCCCGTGCGGGGTTCACAGCCACCAGCATGATTTCGCCCGCACGTCAGAGATGCCGGTGTCCGACGATAACGCTTTCTGGGGGGCGCTGGGCTGCAGCTGCTTTGCATTCTGA
- a CDS encoding hydrolase, translating into MTSSKLEVLTPANCQIIFIDHQPQMAFGVQSIDRQVLKNNTVALAKAAKVFNIPTIITTVETESFSGNTYPELLDVFPGQDILERTSMNSWDDQKVRDALKANGKKKVVVAGLWTEVCNNSFALCAMLEGDYEIYMVADASGGTSKEAHDFAMQRMIQAGVIPVTWQQVMLEWQRDWARKETYTAVMDIVREHSGAYGMGVDYAYTMVHKAPSRQKSEHRTLAPVPAR; encoded by the coding sequence ATGACCTCTTCAAAGCTCGAAGTGTTAACCCCTGCGAACTGTCAGATCATCTTTATCGATCACCAGCCACAGATGGCGTTTGGCGTGCAGTCTATTGACCGCCAGGTGCTGAAAAACAACACCGTGGCGCTGGCGAAAGCGGCCAAAGTGTTCAACATCCCGACCATCATCACCACCGTTGAGACAGAAAGCTTCTCCGGCAATACCTATCCGGAGCTGTTGGACGTCTTCCCGGGCCAGGACATTCTGGAGCGTACCTCCATGAACTCCTGGGACGACCAGAAGGTGCGCGACGCGCTGAAGGCTAACGGCAAGAAGAAGGTGGTGGTTGCCGGCCTGTGGACCGAAGTGTGCAACAACAGCTTTGCCCTGTGCGCGATGCTGGAAGGCGACTACGAAATTTATATGGTGGCGGACGCGTCCGGCGGCACCTCCAAAGAAGCCCACGACTTCGCGATGCAGCGCATGATCCAGGCAGGCGTGATCCCGGTGACCTGGCAGCAGGTGATGCTGGAGTGGCAGCGCGACTGGGCGCGTAAAGAGACCTACACCGCGGTGATGGATATCGTGCGCGAACACTCCGGCGCGTACGGCATGGGCGTGGATTACGCCTACACCATGGTGCACAAAGCACCGTCTCGCCAGAAGAGCGAGCACCGCACCTTAGCGCCGGTCCCGGCTCGCTAA
- a CDS encoding DUF1427 family protein translates to MSTGLISLAAGVLIGLMYAVLKVRSPAPPALALIGLLGMLAGEQATRHLLSRDGAPPPQVTVPQVKSQTGATS, encoded by the coding sequence ATGAGTACTGGGCTGATATCCCTTGCCGCAGGCGTGTTGATTGGCCTGATGTATGCCGTGCTGAAGGTGCGCTCCCCCGCGCCGCCCGCGCTGGCGCTGATTGGCTTGCTGGGGATGCTGGCGGGTGAACAGGCGACGCGCCATCTGTTATCCCGCGACGGCGCGCCGCCTCCTCAGGTAACGGTTCCGCAGGTGAAATCGCAGACGGGAGCGACGTCATGA
- a CDS encoding XapX domain-containing protein — translation MRAWIISLVCGVVAGVIYALLDVHSPAPPVVALLGLFGMLVGEQLIPVGRRLLSREPFTLAWFRHECVPKISGTAPPAPAKDDRDV, via the coding sequence ATGAGAGCATGGATAATTTCGCTGGTGTGCGGCGTGGTTGCTGGGGTAATTTACGCCCTGCTCGACGTTCATTCCCCGGCACCGCCGGTTGTCGCCCTGCTTGGCCTGTTTGGCATGCTGGTGGGTGAACAGCTCATCCCGGTGGGACGGCGTTTACTGAGTCGCGAACCGTTTACCCTCGCCTGGTTTCGTCACGAATGCGTGCCGAAAATCAGCGGCACGGCGCCCCCCGCGCCCGCGAAGGACGATCGCGACGTTTAA
- a CDS encoding response regulator transcription factor: MTLPWRIAIIDDERSVRSGLSNLLESEGYAADTFDSAEVFLSHPLALSGAALVIADIKLRGMSGLELFEKLRLLAVPPPPVIFISGHADENMQRYALSLGAAAFLRKPINIDILLDHIQRELARRR; this comes from the coding sequence ATGACGCTGCCGTGGCGCATTGCCATCATTGATGACGAACGTTCCGTCCGCAGCGGGCTGAGTAATCTCCTGGAGTCGGAAGGGTATGCCGCCGATACGTTTGATTCGGCAGAGGTGTTTCTGAGCCATCCGCTCGCCCTGTCCGGCGCGGCGCTGGTGATCGCCGATATCAAGCTGCGGGGCATGAGCGGCCTGGAGCTGTTTGAAAAGCTGCGGCTGCTGGCCGTCCCCCCGCCGCCCGTGATCTTTATCTCCGGTCATGCTGATGAAAATATGCAGCGGTACGCTCTTAGCCTGGGCGCCGCTGCATTTTTGCGTAAACCCATTAACATCGATATTCTGCTGGATCATATACAGCGGGAGCTGGCCCGCCGACGATAA
- a CDS encoding trifunctional serine/threonine-protein kinase/ATP-binding protein/sensor histidine kinase, with the protein MNEHEQPAFWPAQGNLHQGRVFVLKEDVIFTVLAQEGGIAWMHARHPHSGGSFIIATAVSDEEEERATRLLKNEFALRDVLQDSWAIRAVASTQYRGRFALVYAPFAFELLARRAGRAISGISRFIEMAIQICVPLRQMHLQNLIHGDIKPGAIFVHHDATCRLGSFGLSCSLSGAFSQTRLAVSGGTPAYMSPEHTTRTRRPVDGRSDLYSLGMVLYELLTGRLPFELGEDDQTNWAHYHIASEPLAPDVIRPDVPGMLSTIILKLLEKHPDNRYQTVDGLIADLRRCQATLTCEGEIVAFTPGQQDRTPAIHLADSLFATHPQANDVIAAFERVGQNLVPELVTIGGPSGIGKSSIIATALKTLQQRQVLLAVGKVDQFSPSLPYGVLSSAFRTLTLHLLGLPAEDVAKWKIRLSRALEGYEALAVSLVPELGLLLESKLRYSADTFSIDARARFSHMVLALVKTFASQGCPLVLVLDDLQWSDAASLHTLKHLLVTCGAIPLLLVVAHRDIGSLSEPTLQQQLASLPEAAQNATEIVPQALSVKAVARWLATIFRARSAATTDLATLIHEKTGGNPLFVHEFFRRIVDDGLVVHNKYQDKWHYDLQAIRARHYTENVVTLVLEQLEELPDETRRLLGSLACLGGTGEMEMICRVVSMSMAEMRYALHPAVMAQLIVLTEKEYAFTHDRVQEAAFAMLDQHEKSHLHLTTASLLADAARQAAGNELLFRAVHHVTAALDCIQPVPQRQMFRELSLLAARRAKRSGDYPSALSYIQTARALGNAGTVSDFMLDIEEAGCEFALGHLERTRELCDAILGCPGGLTEKALAANLLVEVYIRQSDSRLALEAALCWLGIFGIQIGRHPEDADCDEAWEHFCNRTADAPQSLFAQLSRMDNPETEAVMNLLYSASICASFICPRLHFLLLCRMMHLTLDHGITGASTTAMAWFGVLIGQRYAEYRLGFQYGTLARELVNRHGYDAFEAKTLLPLDQLSVWTQPLSFTIECATACFTAAVTHGDMTVACFAACHQVINFLSRGDHLDGVLTSIDRGLAFVRKTHFQDVETILMLQRTFVEFLRTPTIGTWTASQALPEALLPASPEQAPEQTSTMLFWYWLYRGMAHFTCGEYTDAQADLEMAGWYAWSAPGHIHLLDYHLYSALALSRQLTPETFSANHRRSIHAHYDKIALWARINPGTFADKEALIYAEIVRLDGMNSIALEQYEKAVRLSREGGFNPINALAHELAGRFALACGYPTASDAHFRGSIAAWGRAGAQAKVRQLEQDFPHLLASGQASAYDTVAFAQNETIRDLQSVIKASRALSEEINLERLIENLMTILLERAGAQRGLLLRVNDNLIPEIEASAWTSTDGVRVRILKDVPMATDMPLSVLAAVIRTGQEIRTGKPEEFHPFSQDPYLVTSGAAVMCVPMFKQARLVGVLYLENRLMPEVFTAEHSRVVSLLGAQAAVSLETARLYAELLAENIQRRRVEKELRASQTSLMLGEQISHTGSWRWELEQDLMFVSEEYARILGLPDQQKMISMAEFLTFVHEDDYARISAIVTQSVRDGLSMRAEFRIKRTDGSTRYILGIGDPVGVGSEVNEYYGIITDITSQRAAEDAMRVAQADLARVSRATTVGQLTSSIAHEINQPLMSIVSNAGASLRWLSREPARLDKVREGLEEIAAEGARAGEIIRSIQSLTRKQDPTFSRIDMHYLIHHIITLSRSELEQRHISVDYLLNASDSFITGDSVQIQQVLLNLVMNAVEAMAEVRDRASTIILSTANAEGKVLVEIADTGSGIEPERLEQIFDSFYSTKPQGMGMGLTISASIIERHCGKLSARRREPHGTVFTFALPLAAQEG; encoded by the coding sequence ATGAACGAACACGAGCAGCCTGCATTCTGGCCCGCCCAGGGGAATCTTCACCAGGGGCGGGTTTTTGTCCTTAAAGAGGATGTGATTTTTACCGTGCTGGCGCAGGAGGGCGGTATCGCCTGGATGCACGCGCGCCATCCCCATTCAGGCGGCTCGTTCATCATTGCCACCGCGGTGAGCGACGAAGAGGAAGAGCGGGCCACGCGGCTGCTAAAAAACGAATTTGCGCTGCGTGACGTGCTGCAGGACAGCTGGGCCATCCGCGCTGTTGCCTCCACCCAGTACCGGGGACGATTCGCGCTGGTGTATGCGCCGTTTGCGTTTGAGCTGCTGGCGCGACGCGCGGGCAGGGCGATCTCGGGGATCTCGCGCTTTATTGAGATGGCGATCCAGATCTGCGTTCCCCTGCGCCAGATGCACCTGCAAAACCTGATCCACGGCGATATCAAGCCCGGCGCGATTTTTGTTCATCACGATGCCACCTGCCGTCTGGGCAGCTTTGGCCTCTCCTGTAGCCTCTCCGGTGCCTTCTCCCAGACCCGGCTTGCCGTTTCAGGCGGTACGCCCGCGTATATGTCGCCGGAGCACACCACCCGCACCCGGCGTCCCGTTGACGGCCGCAGCGATCTCTACAGCCTCGGCATGGTGCTGTATGAACTCCTGACCGGACGCCTGCCGTTTGAGTTGGGGGAGGACGATCAAACCAACTGGGCGCACTACCATATTGCCTCGGAGCCGCTGGCCCCGGACGTGATTCGCCCGGACGTGCCGGGGATGCTGTCGACCATCATCCTCAAGCTGCTGGAAAAGCACCCCGATAACCGCTACCAGACGGTCGACGGGCTGATTGCCGACCTCCGCCGCTGCCAGGCGACGCTGACCTGCGAGGGTGAGATTGTCGCCTTTACGCCCGGCCAGCAGGACCGCACTCCCGCGATCCATCTGGCGGACTCCCTGTTCGCGACGCATCCGCAGGCGAATGACGTCATTGCCGCGTTTGAGCGGGTGGGGCAGAACCTGGTGCCGGAGCTGGTGACAATCGGCGGGCCGTCGGGGATTGGCAAATCGTCCATCATCGCGACGGCGCTCAAAACGCTGCAGCAGCGTCAGGTTTTGCTGGCGGTGGGGAAAGTCGATCAGTTCTCGCCGTCTTTACCCTACGGCGTATTAAGCTCCGCGTTCCGCACCCTGACGCTGCACCTGCTGGGGCTGCCCGCGGAAGATGTGGCGAAGTGGAAAATCCGCCTGTCGCGCGCCCTGGAGGGGTACGAAGCGCTGGCCGTCAGCCTGGTGCCCGAGCTGGGGCTGCTCCTTGAGAGCAAGCTGCGCTACTCGGCGGATACGTTTTCCATTGATGCCCGGGCGCGCTTCAGCCATATGGTGCTGGCGCTGGTTAAAACCTTTGCTTCTCAGGGCTGCCCGCTGGTGCTGGTGCTCGACGATCTCCAGTGGAGCGACGCGGCCAGCCTGCATACGCTGAAACATCTGCTGGTGACCTGCGGCGCTATCCCGCTGCTGCTGGTGGTCGCCCACCGCGATATCGGTTCGTTGTCTGAACCGACGCTGCAACAGCAGCTGGCGAGCCTGCCGGAAGCGGCGCAAAACGCGACTGAAATTGTCCCGCAGGCGCTGTCCGTGAAGGCGGTGGCGCGCTGGCTGGCGACGATATTTCGTGCCCGCAGCGCGGCGACGACCGACCTCGCCACGCTGATCCACGAGAAAACCGGGGGTAACCCGCTCTTTGTGCACGAGTTTTTCCGCCGCATCGTGGATGACGGGCTGGTGGTGCACAACAAATATCAGGATAAGTGGCACTACGATCTGCAGGCGATCCGCGCCCGGCACTACACCGAAAATGTCGTTACCCTGGTGCTGGAGCAGCTCGAAGAGCTGCCCGACGAGACGCGCCGCCTGCTGGGCAGCCTCGCCTGCCTCGGCGGCACGGGCGAGATGGAGATGATCTGCCGGGTGGTCAGCATGTCGATGGCGGAAATGCGCTATGCGCTGCATCCGGCGGTGATGGCCCAGCTCATTGTGCTGACGGAAAAAGAGTACGCCTTCACCCACGACCGGGTGCAGGAGGCGGCCTTTGCGATGCTGGATCAGCATGAGAAAAGCCATCTTCACCTGACCACCGCCAGCCTGCTGGCCGACGCCGCGCGTCAGGCCGCGGGGAACGAACTGCTGTTCCGCGCCGTTCACCACGTCACGGCCGCGCTGGACTGCATCCAGCCCGTGCCGCAGCGCCAGATGTTCCGCGAGCTGAGCCTGCTGGCCGCACGACGGGCAAAGCGTTCGGGGGATTATCCATCGGCGCTCAGCTATATCCAGACCGCCAGAGCGCTGGGCAACGCCGGGACGGTGTCAGACTTTATGCTTGATATCGAAGAGGCGGGCTGCGAGTTTGCTCTGGGGCACCTGGAGCGCACCCGCGAGCTGTGTGACGCCATCCTCGGCTGCCCCGGCGGGCTGACCGAAAAGGCGCTGGCGGCCAACCTGCTGGTGGAAGTGTACATTCGCCAGTCGGACAGCCGTCTGGCGCTGGAGGCGGCGCTCTGCTGGCTGGGGATTTTTGGTATTCAGATTGGCCGCCACCCGGAAGATGCCGACTGCGACGAGGCCTGGGAACACTTCTGCAACCGCACGGCCGACGCGCCGCAAAGCCTTTTTGCCCAGCTGTCGCGGATGGATAACCCGGAAACCGAAGCGGTGATGAACCTGCTCTACAGCGCCAGCATTTGCGCCAGCTTCATCTGCCCGCGCCTGCATTTTTTGCTGCTCTGCCGCATGATGCACCTCACCCTCGACCACGGCATCACTGGCGCCTCCACCACGGCGATGGCCTGGTTTGGCGTGCTGATTGGCCAGCGCTACGCCGAGTACCGCCTCGGGTTCCAGTACGGCACCCTGGCCCGCGAGCTGGTGAACCGCCACGGCTACGACGCGTTCGAAGCCAAAACCCTGCTGCCCCTCGACCAGCTCAGCGTCTGGACCCAGCCGCTGTCATTCACCATTGAGTGCGCAACAGCCTGCTTCACCGCCGCCGTTACCCACGGCGATATGACGGTGGCCTGCTTTGCGGCCTGCCATCAGGTCATTAACTTCCTCTCTCGGGGCGATCACCTGGACGGAGTGTTGACCAGCATCGATCGCGGCCTGGCGTTTGTACGTAAAACCCACTTCCAGGACGTGGAGACCATATTGATGCTCCAGCGCACCTTCGTGGAGTTTTTGCGCACGCCGACGATCGGCACCTGGACCGCGTCGCAGGCGCTGCCCGAGGCGCTGCTTCCCGCGTCGCCGGAGCAGGCCCCGGAGCAGACCTCCACTATGCTGTTCTGGTACTGGCTCTACCGCGGCATGGCGCACTTTACCTGCGGCGAGTATACCGACGCGCAGGCGGATCTTGAGATGGCGGGCTGGTACGCGTGGTCTGCGCCGGGCCATATCCATCTGCTGGATTACCATCTCTACAGCGCGCTGGCGCTCTCACGTCAGCTGACGCCGGAGACGTTTTCGGCAAATCACCGCCGCAGCATTCACGCTCACTACGACAAAATCGCCCTCTGGGCGCGCATTAATCCCGGCACGTTCGCGGATAAAGAGGCGCTGATCTACGCCGAAATTGTCCGTCTGGACGGGATGAACAGCATTGCGCTTGAGCAGTATGAGAAGGCGGTCCGGCTCTCCCGCGAGGGTGGCTTTAACCCGATTAACGCCCTGGCCCACGAGCTGGCGGGCCGCTTTGCGCTGGCCTGCGGCTACCCGACCGCATCAGACGCGCACTTCCGCGGCTCGATTGCCGCCTGGGGCCGCGCGGGCGCGCAGGCCAAGGTGCGCCAGCTGGAGCAGGATTTCCCGCACCTGCTGGCCTCCGGGCAGGCCAGCGCCTACGACACGGTGGCGTTTGCCCAGAACGAGACGATCCGCGATCTGCAGAGCGTGATCAAGGCTTCCCGCGCGCTGTCGGAAGAGATCAATCTTGAGCGCCTGATTGAAAACCTGATGACCATCCTGCTCGAACGCGCCGGGGCGCAGCGCGGCTTGCTGCTTCGCGTGAACGATAACCTGATCCCGGAGATCGAGGCCAGCGCCTGGACCAGCACCGACGGCGTGCGGGTGCGGATCCTGAAAGACGTGCCGATGGCGACCGACATGCCGCTGTCGGTGCTGGCTGCGGTGATCCGCACCGGGCAGGAGATCCGCACCGGCAAGCCGGAGGAGTTTCATCCTTTCAGCCAGGACCCTTATCTGGTGACCTCGGGGGCGGCGGTGATGTGCGTCCCGATGTTCAAACAGGCGCGGCTGGTGGGCGTGCTCTACCTGGAAAACCGCCTGATGCCGGAGGTCTTCACCGCCGAGCACTCGCGCGTGGTCAGCCTGCTGGGCGCGCAGGCAGCGGTATCCCTGGAGACGGCGCGGCTCTACGCCGAGCTGCTGGCGGAGAACATTCAGCGCCGCCGGGTGGAAAAAGAGCTGCGCGCCAGCCAGACCTCGCTGATGCTGGGCGAGCAGATCAGCCACACCGGCAGCTGGCGCTGGGAGCTGGAGCAGGATCTGATGTTTGTCTCGGAAGAGTACGCCCGCATTCTCGGCCTGCCCGACCAGCAAAAGATGATCTCCATGGCGGAGTTTTTAACCTTCGTCCACGAGGACGATTACGCCCGCATCAGCGCCATCGTCACCCAGAGCGTGCGCGACGGGCTCTCCATGCGTGCGGAGTTTCGTATAAAGCGCACCGACGGCTCAACGCGCTACATCCTCGGGATTGGCGATCCGGTGGGGGTGGGCAGCGAGGTGAACGAGTACTACGGCATTATTACGGATATCACCAGCCAGCGCGCCGCGGAGGATGCCATGCGGGTGGCGCAGGCGGATCTGGCGAGGGTGTCCCGCGCCACCACCGTCGGGCAGCTGACCTCCTCCATCGCTCACGAGATCAACCAGCCGCTGATGTCGATCGTCTCGAATGCCGGGGCGAGCCTGCGCTGGCTCAGCCGCGAGCCCGCCCGCCTGGATAAAGTGCGCGAAGGGCTGGAGGAGATCGCCGCGGAAGGCGCGCGTGCGGGGGAGATCATTCGCAGCATCCAGTCCCTGACGCGCAAGCAGGATCCCACCTTCTCGCGCATTGATATGCACTACCTGATCCACCATATCATCACGCTTTCGCGCAGCGAGCTGGAGCAGAGACACATTAGCGTTGATTATCTGTTGAACGCCAGCGACAGCTTTATCACCGGGGACAGCGTGCAGATCCAGCAGGTGCTGCTGAATCTGGTGATGAATGCGGTAGAAGCGATGGCCGAGGTGAGGGATCGCGCCAGCACCATCATCCTCAGCACCGCCAACGCGGAAGGGAAAGTGCTCGTTGAGATCGCCGATACCGGGAGCGGCATTGAGCCCGAACGGCTGGAGCAGATTTTTGACTCGTTCTACTCCACCAAGCCGCAGGGGATGGGGATGGGGCTGACCATCAGCGCCAGCATCATCGAGCGCCACTGCGGAAAGCTGAGCGCGCGCCGCCGGGAGCCGCACGGCACGGTGTTTACCTTCGCGCTGCCGCTGGCCGCGCAGGAAGGGTAA
- a CDS encoding response regulator transcription factor, which produces MEHIVYVVDDDDAVRQSVIGLLESADLNAIGFSSAETFLQHRFEDLPSCVILDMQMPAISGFEVADALKDSGREIPIIFLTGHGTIPMSVRAIKGGAYEFLTKPVESAALIDAIESALQLAENNAVRNKEHYALKQRHLSLTPREHEVLELAITGKLNKQIAAELGVSEITVKVHRRRVMEKMQVRSVAELVRAVERLTKSQPAE; this is translated from the coding sequence ATGGAACACATTGTGTATGTGGTTGATGACGATGACGCGGTCAGGCAGTCCGTAATCGGGCTACTGGAATCGGCAGACTTAAACGCCATCGGCTTTTCATCAGCAGAAACGTTTCTTCAACACCGGTTTGAGGATCTGCCGTCGTGCGTGATCCTCGACATGCAGATGCCCGCCATCTCTGGCTTCGAGGTGGCGGACGCGCTCAAAGACAGCGGGCGCGAGATCCCGATTATTTTTCTCACCGGCCACGGCACTATCCCGATGTCGGTGCGCGCCATCAAAGGCGGCGCGTACGAATTTCTCACCAAGCCCGTCGAATCCGCCGCGCTGATCGACGCCATTGAGTCCGCGCTGCAGCTGGCGGAAAACAACGCCGTGCGCAATAAAGAGCACTACGCCCTGAAGCAGCGCCATCTGTCCCTCACGCCGCGCGAGCACGAGGTGCTTGAGCTTGCCATCACCGGCAAGCTCAACAAGCAGATTGCCGCCGAGCTGGGCGTCAGCGAGATCACGGTGAAAGTGCACCGCCGCCGCGTGATGGAGAAAATGCAGGTGCGCTCCGTGGCCGAGCTGGTCAGGGCCGTTGAGCGCCTGACCAAAAGCCAGCCCGCTGAGTAA
- a CDS encoding VOC family protein has product MNIAHVALWTRSLEAQVQFWETVFNGRSNERYVSKNRPGFESHFITLDDGPTLELMTLPDLPDAPSHPEFIGWAHIAINVGSKAKVDSMAERAQSNGTLLSAPRMTGDGFYEAVIADPDGNRIELVGA; this is encoded by the coding sequence ATGAATATTGCACATGTCGCACTCTGGACCCGCAGCCTTGAGGCCCAGGTTCAGTTCTGGGAAACGGTGTTTAATGGCCGCAGTAACGAACGCTACGTCAGCAAAAACCGTCCGGGGTTTGAATCCCATTTTATTACCCTGGATGACGGGCCGACCCTCGAGCTGATGACGCTGCCGGACCTGCCCGACGCCCCGTCGCACCCGGAGTTTATCGGCTGGGCGCATATCGCCATTAACGTCGGCAGCAAGGCAAAAGTGGACAGCATGGCCGAGCGGGCGCAGTCAAACGGCACGCTGCTCAGCGCCCCGCGCATGACCGGGGACGGCTTTTATGAAGCGGTAATCGCGGACCCGGACGGCAACCGCATCGAACTTGTCGGTGCATAA